The following are encoded in a window of Pseudomonas multiresinivorans genomic DNA:
- the rplF gene encoding 50S ribosomal protein L6: protein MSRVAKNPVILPAGVEIKLAGQELSIKGAKGALELKVHPSVEVIQDNGELRFAARNGDQQTRAMAGTTRALVNNMVIGVSQGFERKLQLVGVGYKAQAKGQVLSLALGFSHPVDYELPAGIVAETPSQTDILIKGIDKQLVGQVAAEIRDFRPPEPYKGKGVRYADEVVLRKEAKKK, encoded by the coding sequence ATGTCTCGCGTTGCTAAGAACCCCGTCATTCTGCCCGCTGGCGTTGAAATCAAGCTGGCTGGTCAGGAACTTTCGATCAAGGGTGCCAAAGGCGCTCTCGAGCTGAAAGTACATCCGTCCGTCGAAGTCATTCAGGACAACGGTGAGCTGCGTTTCGCTGCGCGTAACGGCGATCAGCAGACCCGTGCCATGGCCGGTACCACCCGCGCTCTGGTCAACAACATGGTAATCGGCGTCAGCCAGGGCTTCGAGCGCAAGCTCCAGCTGGTCGGCGTTGGTTACAAGGCGCAGGCCAAAGGCCAAGTGCTGTCCCTGGCTCTCGGCTTCTCCCACCCGGTTGATTACGAACTGCCTGCCGGCATCGTCGCGGAAACCCCCAGCCAGACCGACATCCTGATCAAGGGTATCGACAAGCAGCTGGTTGGCCAGGTTGCCGCGGAAATCCGCGACTTCCGTCCGCCGGAGCCGTACAAAGGCAAGGGCGTGCGTTACGCCGACGAAGTCGTCCTTCGTAAAGAAGCCAAGAAGAAGTAG
- the rpsH gene encoding 30S ribosomal protein S8, with the protein MSMQDPLADMLTRIRNAQMAEKTVVSMPSSKLKAAVAKVLKDEGYIADFQVTAEAKPLLSIELKYFEGKPVIEEVKRISRPGLRQYKSVDQLPKVRGGLGVSIVSTNKGVMTDRAARAAGVGGEVLCTVF; encoded by the coding sequence ATGAGTATGCAGGACCCGTTAGCAGACATGCTAACTCGCATCCGTAATGCCCAGATGGCTGAGAAGACCGTCGTGAGCATGCCGTCTTCCAAGCTGAAAGCGGCAGTCGCCAAAGTCCTCAAGGACGAAGGTTACATTGCGGATTTCCAAGTCACCGCCGAGGCTAAGCCTCTGCTGTCGATCGAGCTGAAGTACTTCGAAGGCAAGCCTGTCATCGAGGAAGTGAAGCGAATCAGCCGTCCTGGCCTGCGCCAGTACAAATCCGTAGACCAGCTGCCGAAAGTTCGTGGCGGCCTGGGTGTTTCGATCGTCTCCACCAACAAAGGTGTGATGACTGATCGTGCTGCCCGTGCCGCTGGTGTCGGTGGCGAAGTGCTCTGCACTGTGTTCTAA
- the rpsN gene encoding 30S ribosomal protein S14 — translation MAKESMKNRELKRQRTVAKYAKKRAELKAIIVNPSTTAEDRWNAQVALQKQPRDASASRLRNRCRLTGRPHGYYRKFGLSRNKLREAAMRGDVPGLVKASW, via the coding sequence ATGGCTAAAGAGAGCATGAAGAACCGTGAGCTGAAGCGTCAGCGCACGGTAGCCAAGTACGCCAAAAAGCGTGCCGAGCTGAAAGCGATCATTGTTAATCCGAGCACCACTGCGGAAGATCGTTGGAATGCCCAGGTCGCCCTGCAGAAGCAACCGCGTGACGCGAGCGCCAGCCGCCTGCGTAACCGTTGCCGTCTGACCGGTCGTCCGCACGGTTACTACCGCAAGTTCGGCCTGAGCCGTAACAAGCTGCGTGAAGCAGCAATGCGCGGTGACGTACCGGGCCTGGTGAAAGCCAGCTGGTAA
- the rplE gene encoding 50S ribosomal protein L5, with protein MARLKEIYRKEIAPKLKQELQLGNVMEVPRVTKITLNMGLGEAVGDKKVIESAVADLEKIAGQKPVVTYARKSIAGFKIREGWPIGVKVTLRGDRMYEFLDRLLSISLPRVRDFRGLNAKSFDGRGNYSMGVKEQIIFPEIDYDKIDALRGMDITLTTTARSDDEGRALLRAFKFPFRN; from the coding sequence ATGGCACGATTGAAAGAAATTTATCGGAAGGAAATCGCTCCCAAGCTGAAGCAAGAGCTGCAGCTGGGCAACGTGATGGAAGTTCCGCGCGTTACCAAAATCACCCTGAACATGGGTCTTGGCGAAGCTGTTGGTGACAAGAAAGTCATCGAAAGCGCCGTAGCTGATCTGGAAAAGATCGCGGGTCAGAAGCCGGTTGTGACTTACGCTCGTAAGTCCATCGCTGGCTTCAAGATTCGTGAAGGCTGGCCAATCGGCGTGAAAGTCACCCTGCGTGGCGATCGCATGTACGAGTTCCTGGACCGTCTGCTGTCGATCTCCCTGCCGCGTGTTCGTGACTTCCGCGGTCTGAACGCCAAGTCCTTCGACGGCCGTGGCAACTACAGCATGGGCGTCAAAGAGCAGATCATCTTCCCGGAAATCGATTACGACAAGATCGATGCCCTCCGCGGTATGGATATCACTCTGACCACTACCGCGCGTTCGGATGATGAAGGTCGTGCCCTGCTGCGCGCCTTCAAATTCCCGTTCCGCAACTGA
- the rplX gene encoding 50S ribosomal protein L24, translated as MQKIRRDDEVIVIAGKDKGKRGKVIKVLADDRLVVGGVNLVKRHTKPNPMLNQQGGIVEKEAPLHVSNVAIFNAETNKADRVGFKVEDGKKIRVFKSTQKPVQA; from the coding sequence ATGCAAAAAATTCGTCGTGACGACGAAGTCATCGTCATTGCCGGCAAGGACAAGGGCAAGCGTGGCAAAGTGATCAAGGTTCTGGCTGACGACCGTCTGGTCGTTGGCGGTGTGAACCTGGTCAAGCGCCACACCAAGCCCAACCCCATGCTCAACCAGCAAGGCGGGATCGTCGAGAAGGAGGCGCCTCTGCACGTCTCCAACGTCGCCATCTTCAACGCTGAAACCAACAAGGCTGACCGCGTTGGTTTCAAAGTCGAAGACGGTAAGAAGATTCGTGTCTTCAAGTCGACCCAGAAACCGGTTCAGGCTTGA
- the rplN gene encoding 50S ribosomal protein L14, producing the protein MIQTQSMLEVADNSGARRVMCIKVLGGSHRRYAGIGDIIKVTVKEAIPRGKVKKGQVMTAVVVRTKHGVRRTDGSIIRFDGNAAVLLNNKQEPIGTRIFGPVTRELRTEKFMKIVSLAPEVL; encoded by the coding sequence ATGATTCAGACTCAATCCATGCTCGAAGTCGCTGATAACAGCGGCGCGCGTCGCGTAATGTGCATCAAGGTACTCGGCGGTTCCCACCGCCGTTACGCCGGCATTGGCGACATCATCAAGGTCACCGTCAAGGAAGCGATTCCTCGTGGCAAGGTGAAGAAGGGCCAGGTAATGACTGCTGTGGTCGTTCGCACCAAGCACGGCGTACGTCGTACCGACGGTTCCATCATTCGCTTCGACGGCAACGCCGCCGTCCTGCTGAACAACAAGCAGGAGCCGATCGGCACCCGTATCTTCGGGCCCGTGACTCGTGAACTTCGTACTGAGAAGTTCATGAAGATCGTCTCCCTTGCCCCAGAAGTGCTGTAA
- the rpsQ gene encoding 30S ribosomal protein S17 yields MAEAQKTVRTLTGRVVSDKMDKTVTVLIERRVKHPIYGKYVKRSTKLHAHDETNQCRIGDLVTIRETRPLAKTKAWTLVDVVERAVEV; encoded by the coding sequence ATGGCTGAAGCTCAGAAAACCGTCCGTACGCTGACTGGCCGCGTCGTCAGCGACAAGATGGACAAGACCGTTACCGTTCTGATCGAGCGTCGCGTAAAGCACCCGATCTACGGCAAATACGTGAAGCGTTCGACCAAACTGCACGCCCACGACGAAACCAATCAGTGCCGCATTGGTGACCTGGTCACCATTCGCGAAACTCGTCCGCTGGCCAAAACCAAGGCCTGGACCCTGGTTGATGTCGTCGAGCGCGCGGTTGAAGTCTAA
- the rpmC gene encoding 50S ribosomal protein L29 has translation MKANELREKSVEQLNEQLLGLLRDQFNLRMQKATGQLGQSHLLSQVKRDIARVKTVLNQQAGK, from the coding sequence ATGAAAGCGAATGAACTTCGTGAAAAATCCGTTGAGCAGCTGAACGAGCAACTGCTCGGCCTGCTGCGCGACCAGTTCAATCTGCGCATGCAGAAAGCAACTGGCCAGTTGGGGCAGTCTCACCTGCTCTCGCAGGTTAAGCGCGATATCGCTCGCGTGAAAACTGTGCTCAACCAGCAAGCAGGTAAGTAA
- the rplP gene encoding 50S ribosomal protein L16, translating into MLQPKRTKFRKQMTGHNRGLAHRGSKVSFGEFALKATSRGRLTARQIESARRALTRHVKRGGKIWIRVFPDKPVTKKPLEVRMGKGKGGVEYWVAQIQPGKVLYEIEGVSEELAREAFALAAAKLPLATSFVKRTVM; encoded by the coding sequence ATGCTGCAACCCAAGCGTACGAAGTTCCGCAAGCAAATGACCGGTCACAACCGTGGCCTGGCTCATCGCGGTTCTAAAGTCAGCTTCGGCGAGTTCGCCCTCAAGGCAACCAGCCGTGGCCGTCTCACCGCGCGTCAGATCGAGTCCGCACGTCGTGCGCTGACCCGTCACGTAAAACGTGGCGGCAAGATCTGGATCCGCGTATTCCCCGACAAGCCTGTTACCAAGAAGCCCCTGGAAGTACGTATGGGTAAAGGTAAGGGCGGCGTCGAGTACTGGGTAGCCCAGATTCAACCGGGCAAGGTCCTGTACGAGATCGAGGGTGTATCCGAAGAGCTGGCGCGTGAGGCATTCGCCCTGGCTGCTGCAAAGCTGCCGCTCGCCACCTCCTTTGTTAAGCGGACGGTGATGTGA
- the rpsC gene encoding 30S ribosomal protein S3 has protein sequence MGQKVHPNGIRLGIVKEHTSVWYADKRTYADYLFADLKVREYLQDKLKSASVSRIDIHRPAQTARITIHTARPGIVIGKKGEDVEKLRQDLTKQMGVPVHINIEEIRKPELDGMLVAQSVAQQLERRVMFRRAMKRAVQNAMRIGAKGIKIQVSGRLGGAEIARTEWYREGRVPLHTLRADIDYATYEAHTTYGVIGVKVWIFKGEVIGGRQEELKPQAPAPRKKAAK, from the coding sequence ATGGGTCAGAAAGTACATCCCAATGGCATCCGCCTGGGTATCGTCAAGGAGCACACCTCCGTTTGGTACGCAGATAAGCGCACTTACGCCGATTATCTGTTCGCCGACCTGAAGGTACGTGAGTATCTCCAAGACAAACTAAAAAGCGCGTCCGTAAGCCGTATCGATATCCATCGCCCGGCCCAAACCGCACGCATCACCATCCACACCGCTCGTCCCGGCATCGTGATCGGCAAGAAAGGTGAAGATGTTGAGAAGCTGCGTCAGGACCTGACCAAGCAAATGGGTGTGCCTGTGCACATCAACATCGAAGAGATCCGCAAGCCGGAACTCGACGGTATGCTGGTTGCGCAAAGCGTAGCTCAGCAGCTGGAGCGCCGCGTTATGTTCCGTCGCGCCATGAAGCGCGCTGTACAGAACGCCATGCGCATTGGTGCCAAAGGCATCAAGATCCAGGTAAGCGGTCGTCTGGGCGGCGCTGAAATCGCTCGTACCGAGTGGTATCGCGAAGGTCGTGTGCCCCTGCACACCCTGCGTGCCGACATCGACTACGCAACCTACGAAGCGCACACCACCTACGGTGTGATCGGTGTGAAGGTTTGGATCTTCAAAGGCGAGGTCATTGGTGGCCGCCAGGAAGAGCTGAAGCCCCAAGCGCCCGCTCCTCGTAAAAAAGCTGCTAAGTAA
- the rplV gene encoding 50S ribosomal protein L22 yields MEVAAKLSGARISAQKARLVADQIRGKKVGDALNLLAFSNKKAAEIMKKVLESAVANAEHNEGADVDDLKVSTVFVNEGRSLKRIMPRAKGRADRIVKRSCHITVKVADK; encoded by the coding sequence ATGGAAGTAGCCGCTAAGCTCTCGGGCGCTCGTATCTCCGCCCAGAAAGCCCGCTTGGTCGCCGACCAGATCCGCGGGAAGAAGGTGGGCGACGCGCTCAACCTCCTGGCTTTCAGCAACAAGAAAGCCGCCGAGATCATGAAGAAAGTGCTGGAGTCGGCCGTTGCCAACGCCGAGCACAACGAAGGCGCCGATGTAGACGATCTCAAAGTCTCCACCGTCTTCGTCAACGAAGGTCGTTCGCTCAAGCGCATCATGCCGCGTGCCAAAGGCCGTGCTGATCGCATCGTCAAGCGGTCTTGCCATATCACTGTCAAGGTTGCGGACAAGTAA
- the rpsS gene encoding 30S ribosomal protein S19, translating into MPRSLKKGPFIDLHLLKKIEVAVEKNDRKPIKTWSRRSMIMPHMVGLTIAVHNGRQHVPVLVNEDMVGHKLGEFAATRTYRGHAADKKAKR; encoded by the coding sequence GTGCCACGTTCTCTGAAAAAAGGTCCTTTTATCGATCTTCACCTGCTGAAGAAGATCGAAGTGGCGGTAGAAAAGAACGACCGCAAGCCGATCAAGACCTGGTCGCGCCGTTCTATGATCATGCCGCACATGGTTGGTCTGACCATCGCTGTCCACAACGGCCGTCAACACGTGCCGGTTCTGGTCAACGAAGACATGGTCGGTCACAAACTCGGCGAGTTCGCTGCTACCCGCACTTATCGTGGGCACGCTGCGGACAAGAAAGCCAAGCGTTAA
- the rplB gene encoding 50S ribosomal protein L2 → MAIVKCKPTSAGRRFVVKVVNQDLHKGAPFAPLLEKKSKSGGRNNNGRITTRHIGGGHKQHYRLVDFRRNKDGIPAIVERVEYDPNRTAHIALLKYADGERRYIIAPKGVVAGDQLISGIGAPIKAGNNMPLRNIPVGSTIHGIELKPGKGAQIARSAGASAQLVAREGAYVTVRLRSGEMRKVLADCRATLGEVSNSEHSLRSLGKAGAKRWRGVRPTVRGVAMNPVDHPHGGGEGRTSAGRHPVSPWGLQTKGKKTRANKRTDNMIVRRRK, encoded by the coding sequence ATGGCAATCGTTAAATGCAAACCGACTTCCGCTGGTCGTCGTTTCGTCGTCAAGGTAGTGAACCAGGACCTGCACAAAGGTGCTCCGTTCGCTCCCCTGCTCGAGAAGAAGTCCAAGTCGGGCGGCCGTAACAACAACGGTCGCATCACCACCCGTCATATCGGTGGTGGTCACAAGCAGCACTATCGTCTGGTCGACTTCCGTCGCAACAAGGATGGCATCCCTGCCATCGTTGAACGCGTCGAATACGATCCGAACCGTACTGCTCACATCGCTCTGCTGAAATACGCGGACGGCGAGCGTCGTTACATCATCGCCCCCAAAGGCGTGGTGGCTGGCGATCAACTGATCTCCGGTATCGGCGCTCCGATCAAGGCCGGCAACAACATGCCGCTGCGCAACATTCCGGTAGGTAGCACCATCCACGGTATCGAACTGAAGCCTGGCAAAGGCGCTCAGATCGCTCGCTCCGCTGGCGCTTCGGCTCAGCTGGTTGCTCGTGAAGGTGCATACGTAACCGTACGTCTGCGTTCCGGTGAAATGCGCAAAGTCCTGGCTGACTGCCGTGCGACCCTGGGTGAAGTCTCGAACTCCGAGCACAGCCTGCGTTCGCTGGGTAAGGCCGGTGCCAAGCGCTGGCGTGGCGTTCGCCCGACCGTTCGTGGTGTTGCCATGAACCCGGTCGACCACCCGCACGGTGGTGGTGAAGGTCGTACCTCTGCTGGTCGTCATCCGGTATCGCCGTGGGGTCTTCAGACCAAGGGTAAGAAGACTCGCGCGAACAAGCGTACCGACAACATGATCGTCCGTCGCCGCAAGTAA
- the rplW gene encoding 50S ribosomal protein L23 translates to MNQERVFKVLLGPHISEKATGLADGNSQFVFKVATDATKLEIKKAVESLFGVKVRRVTTLNVQGKTKRTVRGLGKRNDWKKAYIALQPGQDLDFAAGAE, encoded by the coding sequence ATGAACCAGGAACGCGTATTCAAAGTGCTGCTGGGCCCGCATATCTCCGAGAAGGCCACTGGCCTGGCGGACGGCAACAGCCAATTCGTTTTCAAGGTTGCCACTGATGCAACCAAGCTGGAAATCAAGAAGGCCGTAGAAAGCCTGTTCGGCGTGAAAGTACGTCGCGTCACCACCCTGAACGTTCAGGGCAAGACCAAGCGTACCGTTCGCGGCCTGGGCAAGCGTAACGACTGGAAAAAAGCGTACATCGCTCTCCAGCCGGGCCAGGATCTCGATTTCGCAGCTGGCGCTGAGTAA
- the rplD gene encoding 50S ribosomal protein L4 — protein MQLNVNGAQAIEVSERTFGSEFNETLVHQAVVAYMAGGRQGTKAQKTRSEVSGGGKKPWRQKGTGRARAGTIRSPIWRGGGATFAAKPQDHSQKLNKKMYRAALRSILSELVRLDRLVVVADFAVDAPKTKGLVSKLEGLGLKDVLIVTEGVDENLYLAARNLAHVDVRDVQASDPVSLIAYDKVLVTVSAVKKFEELLA, from the coding sequence ATGCAACTGAATGTAAATGGCGCTCAGGCGATCGAGGTTTCCGAGCGTACCTTTGGTAGCGAATTCAACGAGACCCTGGTTCACCAGGCAGTCGTCGCCTACATGGCTGGCGGTCGTCAGGGCACCAAGGCTCAGAAGACTCGTTCCGAAGTCTCCGGTGGTGGCAAGAAGCCGTGGCGTCAGAAGGGCACTGGTCGTGCTCGTGCTGGCACCATTCGTAGCCCCATCTGGCGTGGCGGCGGCGCGACTTTCGCAGCCAAGCCCCAGGATCACTCCCAGAAGCTCAACAAGAAGATGTACCGCGCTGCTCTGCGCTCCATCCTCTCTGAGCTGGTTCGTCTGGATCGTCTGGTTGTCGTTGCCGACTTCGCTGTCGATGCACCGAAGACCAAGGGTCTGGTCAGCAAGCTGGAAGGCCTGGGCCTGAAAGATGTACTGATCGTCACCGAAGGCGTCGATGAGAACCTGTACCTGGCAGCTCGCAACCTGGCCCACGTCGATGTACGTGACGTCCAGGCTTCCGATCCGGTCAGCCTCATCGCCTACGACAAGGTGCTGGTCACCGTGTCCGCCGTGAAGAAGTTCGAGGAGCTGCTGGCATGA
- the rplC gene encoding 50S ribosomal protein L3 translates to MTIGVVGRKCGMTRIFTEDGVSIPVTVIEVEPNRVTQFKNEESDGYRAVQVTAGERRASRVTKAQAGHFAKANVAAGRGVWEFRLGEEEFKAGDSISVDLFQAGQLVDVTGESKGKGFAGTIKRWNFRGQDNTHGNSVSHRVPGSIGQCQTPGRVFKGKKMSGHMGAERVTVQSLEVVRVDAERNLLLVKGAVPGATGGDVLVRPAAKARG, encoded by the coding sequence ATGACAATTGGTGTTGTCGGTCGTAAGTGCGGCATGACCCGCATCTTCACCGAAGATGGTGTCTCCATTCCGGTCACGGTCATTGAGGTCGAGCCGAATCGCGTCACCCAGTTCAAAAACGAAGAAAGCGATGGCTATCGCGCTGTGCAGGTAACTGCTGGCGAGCGCCGTGCTTCTCGCGTGACCAAGGCGCAAGCCGGTCACTTTGCCAAGGCGAATGTCGCCGCCGGTCGCGGCGTGTGGGAATTCCGTCTGGGTGAAGAGGAGTTCAAGGCAGGCGATTCCATCTCTGTCGATCTGTTCCAGGCAGGCCAGCTGGTAGATGTTACCGGCGAGTCCAAGGGTAAAGGCTTTGCCGGTACCATCAAGCGCTGGAACTTCCGTGGTCAAGATAACACCCACGGTAACTCCGTTTCCCACCGCGTCCCGGGTTCCATCGGCCAGTGCCAGACTCCTGGTCGAGTGTTCAAGGGCAAAAAAATGTCGGGCCACATGGGTGCTGAGCGTGTAACCGTTCAATCCCTTGAGGTCGTGCGTGTCGATGCAGAGCGCAATCTGCTGCTGGTGAAAGGTGCCGTTCCCGGCGCTACCGGTGGTGATGTGCTGGTGCGTCCGGCAGCCAAGGCTCGCGGTTAA
- the rpsJ gene encoding 30S ribosomal protein S10: protein MQNQQIRIRLKAFDHRLIDQSTQEIVETAKRTGAQVRGPIPLPTRKERYTVLISPHVNKDARDQYEIRTHKRVLDIVQPTDKTVDALMKLDLAAGVEVQISLG from the coding sequence ATGCAAAATCAACAAATCCGTATTCGGTTGAAGGCTTTTGATCACCGCCTGATCGACCAATCTACCCAGGAAATCGTGGAAACCGCGAAACGTACTGGCGCTCAGGTGCGTGGTCCGATTCCTCTGCCGACCCGCAAGGAACGTTACACCGTGCTGATTTCCCCGCACGTCAACAAGGACGCTCGTGACCAGTACGAAATTCGTACCCACAAGCGTGTTCTCGACATCGTTCAGCCGACCGACAAAACCGTCGACGCGCTGATGAAGCTCGACCTTGCTGCTGGCGTCGAAGTACAGATCAGCCTCGGCTAA
- the tuf gene encoding elongation factor Tu, whose amino-acid sequence MAKEKFERNKPHVNVGTIGHVDHGKTTLTAALTKVCSETWGGSARAFDQIDNAPEEKARGITINTSHVEYDSPVRHYAHVDCPGHADYVKNMITGAAQMDGAILVCSAADGPMPQTREHILLSRQVGVPYIVVFLNKADMVDDAELLELVEMEVRDLLNTYDFPGDDTPIVIGSALMALNGQDDNEMGVSAVRKLVETLDSYIPEPERAIDKPFLMPIEDVFSISGRGTVVTGRVERGIVKIQEEVEIVGIKATTKTTCTGVEMFRKLLDEGRAGENVGVLLRGTKREDVERGQVLAKPGTIKPHTKFECEVYVLSKEEGGRHTPFFKGYRPQFYFRTTDVTGNCELPEGVEMVMPGDNVKMVVTLIAPIAMEDGLRFAIREGGRTVGAGVVAKIIE is encoded by the coding sequence GTGGCTAAAGAAAAATTTGAACGTAACAAACCGCACGTCAACGTCGGCACCATCGGTCACGTTGACCACGGCAAAACCACTCTGACCGCTGCTCTGACCAAGGTCTGCTCCGAGACCTGGGGCGGTTCCGCTCGCGCTTTCGACCAGATCGACAACGCGCCGGAAGAGAAGGCTCGTGGTATCACCATCAACACCTCTCACGTTGAATACGACTCGCCGGTACGCCACTACGCTCACGTAGACTGCCCGGGCCACGCCGACTACGTGAAGAACATGATCACCGGTGCTGCCCAGATGGACGGCGCGATCCTGGTTTGCTCGGCTGCTGACGGCCCCATGCCGCAGACCCGCGAGCACATCTTGCTGTCCCGCCAGGTAGGCGTTCCTTACATCGTCGTGTTCCTGAACAAGGCCGACATGGTGGACGACGCTGAGCTGCTGGAACTGGTCGAAATGGAAGTTCGCGATCTGCTGAACACCTACGACTTCCCGGGCGACGACACTCCGATCGTGATCGGTTCCGCTCTGATGGCCCTGAACGGCCAGGACGACAACGAGATGGGCGTTTCCGCCGTGCGCAAGCTGGTAGAAACCCTGGACTCGTACATCCCCGAGCCCGAGCGCGCCATCGACAAGCCGTTCCTGATGCCGATCGAAGACGTGTTCTCGATCTCCGGTCGTGGCACCGTGGTAACTGGCCGTGTTGAGCGTGGCATCGTCAAGATCCAGGAAGAAGTGGAAATCGTCGGCATCAAGGCGACTACCAAAACTACCTGCACCGGCGTTGAAATGTTCCGCAAGCTGCTCGACGAAGGTCGTGCTGGTGAGAACGTTGGCGTTCTGCTGCGTGGCACCAAGCGTGAAGACGTAGAGCGTGGCCAGGTTCTGGCCAAGCCGGGCACCATCAAGCCGCACACCAAGTTCGAGTGCGAAGTGTACGTGCTGTCCAAGGAAGAAGGCGGTCGTCACACCCCGTTCTTCAAGGGCTACCGTCCGCAGTTCTACTTCCGTACCACCGACGTAACCGGCAACTGCGAACTGCCGGAAGGCGTTGAAATGGTAATGCCGGGCGACAACGTGAAAATGGTTGTCACCCTGATCGCTCCGATCGCCATGGAAGATGGCCTGCGCTTCGCAATTCGCGAAGGCGGCCGTACCGTTGGCGCCGGTGTGGTTGCCAAGATCATCGAGTAA